The Sabethes cyaneus chromosome 3, idSabCyanKW18_F2, whole genome shotgun sequence DNA window AGATTTGCTTTTACAAAAAAAGGTGTGTAAATGCTACTCagttaaaagtaaaaattagaaaGCGTGTAGGTTAATGAGATTTTATGGCACAGCATACAGCAACAGCACCagaaacaaaaacgctataaaAACAAAGTAAAGAAGAGGACAAAGAGgacgagaaaatcgaaaaaaatacaCCGATGTTTTTAAATGATTAAACGTCAAAAATATGACTCACCCGCAATTAGTGCAGTTAGTCCTCGTCCTCTCGTCCACAAGTAGTCGTAATCAGTGAGCTGCAATTCTGTGATAAGCAATATCCATTGCAATTGTAAGCCTCAATCAAATAATTAGACAAAACAAAGAATTTTACACTGTTGTTGGAACACCAGTAATTACGTTAGTGCTAAAATTTGTCTATCATGGTAGTTATCTATAGGTCAATTAAAACAAtctgaagaaaaacaaaattgttcaGTATTTTTGCAGTTTTCGTAATTGTGTTTATTGTGATTAAAAAGTAAGTACTGCATGCTTATTTTGTCACTGCTGTAAGCTAAATGAATCTTCTTTTCCTTAGTGCATTCAGCAGTAATTGGTCATCACATCACGGTTGATTCCCTCAATGAAGCGACCGGAGGCAATGCAGTCGAAGATGATCCAGACAGTCCCGTGGAAGCATTCGAGCAAAGTATGTTAACTATAAAAACACAAACCAGAGGCCCAATTCAAGGTACCCCTTGCAGTCTAATGACTGCCTTTCTCTAGCATAGCTGGAACAAAATTAGTCGTTGTTTCGTTGTCTGTGTCTCTAATATGTCTCGAACGTTAGTAATGAGTTGAGTCATATTTGCGTGTTTGATTTGAACGAGAGTGTGACTTACTTGATACTTTCCTGCGCAATTTTCACACCTTTTGCATGCTCACTATTAGGTGTTTGGTTTTCGGTTACCTTTTTGTAtgaaattttctttgttttcacaTAAAGAAATTTAGTTTGCATGCATCAGTATTctatttttctgctttttatgAATTAGGCACATTATTGAAGAATTTTATTTGTGCCGAAATTCTTAATAAGTTGTTTCGACATTTTTTATACCCGATAGGTTTTATATTTATATGAACATAAGTCTTTGTTAGTTaattacaaaaatattgaaaattcggttgaaaattttcaatcaaGCAATTGTATTGAAAGCATTTtgtaaaacatttatttttaagGTATTTGGCAGCGCCCAACTAGTCGACCATTGCCAACCGAGAATGGCCCCGTGCTATGTTTCGAGATCCCTTACGCCCGTGTACTTCCACCAGCAGACGAGAGCAATACTGTAAGTGGCAAAAAATACGTCGTTTACGAAGTTAACGTCCGTATGGACTCTAGAGAACCGGATCCTAACCCAACTAGCATCGAACGTCGATATACACATTTTTTGAAGCTATACGAAAGTCTAAAAAAGGATCACCCAACACTGGTTCAATGCGTCGTTTTCCCAAAAAAGGTCCTGATGGGAAACTTTACCGCTGAACTGGTTGGCGAAAGAAGTGCTGCTTTCGAAATCTTCCTAGATTACATTATTTCGGTGCCTTCACTGCGTGACTCAGAgcattttttagaatttttacaAGGGGACGAACTGAGAAAAGCCTGCCAACTGCTGGATGAAAGACGAAATGAATTCGCTGTCCCGATTCTGGAGAATACCTTCCGAATACTGAATAAAATCTTTCTCGATAAAAGCAAATGCGTATTGCTGGTCTTGTGTCGTCTGGTTGCTGCCTGTACCACTTCTCCAATACCGCACCCCTTAGCCGAGCAATGGGCTGAGCTGGCACTTCGACGCTACGAGCATGTGTGCGATACGGATCTGCTTGTTCTATATATACCATTGTTACAAACCTGCTTACATTTGTGGTATGAGTACCGTAAATTTTTCAGTTTAGTacgaaaaagtaaaatttgtaCTTTTTACAGGTGGCAACGTGGACGCGATAGAACACTACTTGAGGAGCGCTTGGATCAGATGGGTAAAAAAGGAATCAAGGTAAAGGGAGGACCGACACTAGCTAAAGCTATCCATGCCCTTGAACCGAGAGCCGAAACAATATAAGCAGCAGAGGTGCAAATGAGATCTTTGGCAACAGCAATACCTTTCATATACTAGGAACATGAAAATGTTACGTGTCTATTATACATTTTACATCACACATATGTGCATTATCTGTAGTAGATTTAATTTGTCTTGTCTTATTTCCCAACGAGTTGTTAGATGTTTATGTTCAACGGTAGTTATTTAAGTGCAAGCAAAACATTGGCAGGTTGTGATTTACGTAGTATAGTCATTTGGAAAGTACAATATTTACTCCAATATAAGTTTTATGtttaaatattttctaaattCGTCCagctgattttttcaaaataaccAGGTTGAAACATTAATTAACGCTCTTCTACTCATATTGCCAATACATCATGTCAATGAAATCCACTTCTATTCTACTCTTAACTATAATAACTCTGCACTACTCATTAAAGGAACGCATTGTGACAACCATTTTTTCAATACTGCTTGCTCAGTGGTTATCATATCAATTTTATATGCTATATGGTCGAATAAACTTCGAAATTTTAAATATACAATAATTTGTATGTGTATTGCTTGGTAGGAAACTATCACAGCCAGTAACAGTTAAAAGAAAAGGCTATACGTGGACTGATTTCATAGACAAATTTACCTTTTAGCACAAATAATGTTTGAATAAGATGAAATATAAATTACCATAAATCGCAAATGTTTAGTCTGTTGTACCGATTTATCAAAGGTTGGGTTACCTTCATAATAATCCTACGTGGCGGTATACTTCACGATTCCTATCTTTTCCGATACCGGATTATTCCAGATGTGTAGATTCATATCCAATAGCTGAAAGTTGCCTAAAAATATCGTTTTATCTAGGTTTAATTTGCTATAGAAATAAGAGTCACATAAATACTAAACCTTCCAAAACGAGGTAATCGTAAATGTCGCAATTTTTGATGGCAATTGCACATGGATATTGTACATAGAAAGTAGATGCCAGCCACTAGGTTACGAGCAAAATTAAAACCAGCTTCTTCTTCGGAAGCTTTGATCAATTTAGATAACAGTCTCCGAGTTCTAGCGAACTTCTGCAGATAGCAAAATATCAGGCGTACAGTAACTGCCTGTAAATGGTTTGACTGATAGTTTCTTTTTCTCTAAATTAATGATATAATTTATACATACCAATATTTTTTCATCTCGCAAATACCGAAGCAAATAAAGGGTTGGTATCCACAATAATCGCAGGGCAAGCTCACATATCGTAATATTCAACACTATCTGCGAATCGAAGTTGAAGCAATCCATCTCAGAGGACGTTTAAGAAATAGTATTAGATCAAATTCACGGAAAATAGGTTTTTCTCAAAATGATTATTACACTACAACAAAGTGTAGCTTTTAAACAtaaatgctaacaaaatttctgCTACGAAAAGCTAACCAGTTTTATCTcatcaaataaataattttataacCTAAGCTTTCGTGAATGTATAACATTTACATCTCTATAACATTTATATATACCTTACAGACAACCAGGACGAAGGTCTTTGCTGAATCAATCCTTGGACGGAGCATATAATTTTCGAGCCAATTTTCAACAATGATACTGGTTGCAGCAACGAACATCAAGGATGCAATATCGGGTGACATGGATTCTGGTGCTTTCCGGAAATGTTCAAACAGGTCAACTAGACTCAGCGAAGCGGCATGACTTAAAATGGGCCCGAATACAATCGCAAGTCGATGATAATCAAATTCCATTGTTATAATTTGAGTTCAGTTGCACTTTTGTCACTGACTTATTCTAAAGTCAAAGGCTTCTTTGATGCCCActcagcgattccccactgtgcactgGTGTGCCCAGCCTGGAGCACGTGTTTCACTTctctgcaaatttaaaaataattccaCAAGGTGCAATATGGAAAGCCTGGAGTTGTCACTTCAATGACCCGATATTTGtgcgataagtaaattactAGTCTAAAACTGAGTCTTGATCTATAGTCTAATACGTTTTAGTGTCTCAAACTAGAAAAAATTTCGTTACATGTCTTTTAAAGCCTACAAGCGTTTTGATAACAATACACGCACAATAAATAATGCCCGGCTGAgcatataaaatataaaatgttttagaCACTACAAAGATGTTGTACTTATGAGTTTATTTTCGAAATCAAATTTCCGTTGTCAAGTGCAAAAATCCTTTCTTTGTAATTGAATCCAAAAGAGAATACGTTGGCCTTTGTTGCTTTCAAAGCGCTTCGTGCATAGAAAATACGGGTAGATAAAGTTAAACGACTCATAACGACGTTGGGACAGCATGATTTAACCAATTAGGATAGAATCTATCGATAACTTTTCAGCGCTTCAGGGATGCTCGATTTGCTTTCCTCCGCGTTGTGGTGGAAGCGTTAAGAAGGCGAAAAGCAAACAGACGAATTGatacatcccaagcaacaatgtgagttttattgtactcttatggcggttttcatgaccaattttgaccttaaatgccatcataagagtgtaataaaacccaaattgttgggTTGCGACTTGGGATATGTTGTCGGAATTATTTGCATTCTAGGGATAACAAACAATTTTAAAGACAAATCACCTTCCCATCCTATCACGTGCAAAAATTCTATTATAATTTTAATTACTTTTTATTCGGTTTAAATTTATATAGCATTCTTCAGAAATAACGGATTTAACATTCATACATAAAACTGGTTTATACTAATCTGATTCAAAACATTGTATAATATGAATCCAAAGTATTCATCTTCAGTTTCAGATTCTAGGGTTAGAAGGTCAACATTATGGTTAGCAATCTTATCAGCTGTTTGTTAAGTAATGGATGTGTTGCATATTCGCATTGTTGTATAATGTAGTCTTAATCTGTTTTTTCATTCGGTACGAAAAATGAGTGCTGTGATATGAATGTGATATGAAAATGTGAATTTAACGCACATAAATGGTAAATTTGAAAGTAAGCACCCATAATATACCCACTTTTCCATGTTTCTGTTTTCCACTTAAGCATCCCTGGACATTCGAGCCATCAGCTCCTCGTCATATAAACCTAAACCTATGCTATGGTGGCGCTGCCCGCCTCGTTTCGCAATAATAGCGACGATAACGAAGCCACTCGTATCCTGTCTGCAGACGACCAGTTGCTGAGCGAACCTCTACCGCCCGCCCGTATATTCCGGCGACGCTCTTGAAAGGCGACAAATTCAAGAACAGTTAAGCGGAAATTGTGTTGATTCATTCCTTCTTTGATTTGATGTTTCTGAGAGTCCCCGGTGGATAGGGAAATCCTCCTCCCACGGGGACATGACTTTACTTTCTATAGAAGAGATTTTCTGCTGAATGAATCCACTTGTTGAATGAATTGTAGGGTTGTTATGTTACTGAGATTCGCTGATAGCAATAGAAGTCAACATTTTCCTGTTACGCACGCCCTGCCatttttgctttgattttttttctgaaactacTTCTATGCTATTCAGAGAACTTTCACTCGTTGGCTATCACTTGAGAACTGCTCCAAATCTTTAGCAACTTTGTAATATAGAGGTTTGGCACTAGCATTACATGACGGAAGTCATATGTTCGAGACTCAGCTGTtatcctttttttctgtcagaCCAATGTCTAGTTGGAAAAATACCTACCTAACTAAGAAGAAAGTTAATACTCTTCCGAGAGCATTGCTTGTTTTACTATCGCGGAACGTTTTCTACCCACCTAGCCCGTTTTATTTACGGAATGGGAAAATAATGGGCGAGAATCTTAGCTGGCAATAGGAGAAAGGAATACACGATAAAAGCTTTTCGCGGTGTTTCATGAGATTGTCAGTGATTTATTTCTGCGTTGTGCATACTTACTAAAGGAACTATGTACATATAGTGTAGTGAAGGGTTCTTTCTTTCAAAGATAGGGAATAGAAGAATTACAGAATAATGTTTAtatagttttatttaaaatttaaatagcACTATGAATGGAAATGCGAGAAAGTTGGGCGTGTTTCAATATTGTTGCACAAAATGGGCCGAAGAGTcctaaaatttcataaaataatGTATGCTGGTCTAGTTATTGAACTTATGAAGGAATACAGTAATGAAAAATGTTCTAAgtcttttctagggagggctcaGCCTGCCAATGACTATTTCCATAATTCCCATCAGCATCGCTAATCATAGAAATGTACTGATCTATACTGCAAGCAACATTTAGTTAACCACCGTCCCATTTCGATGCTCAAAATAATCGATGACCAAGGCTTCGTAGGGCGAAAAAAGAATCTTCATTTAAGCTCGAATGAGCCACTTGACTTGGATTTGCAGATTTATTCCTCACATCTACTTCATTCATACATATGTATAACTGTGGCACTTATCACCACCTACACTGCCTCCAGTAGTTCACGAGGCTGACCGTCAGGAGTGAAAACCAGTCCTGTGATTTTTCTACTTCTAGTAACGATGTTCACTGCTTCTGAAATGTGTTCCTTCACACAGTCTTAAGATGTATGGAACGCACTACGTTctgctaattttttttatggatgCAATAATCTTCTATGCAACTTTTGCTAAATAATTCTTTCATCTATGAACGATAATAGATTTTATTTAATTGTTCCAGATCTAcacattttctatttttcaggTAGGGCTAACTGTATGGCATTGCTGTATAATATTCATAAATGTATCAAATTGCGAGCTTCTCTAATAGCAGTATTGACTTTCCACTAAACATCTctaattaataaaaattgattgcatttacatttttacaaaaataCTTCCCATCACATCCCAACTGctgttgaaatgaaaaatattaCCTATTTACTCAGCAAATTGAGAGACCCCAAATTAATCACTAGTGTCTGTTCATTTACTGCCAGGTGCCAGAATGTGGTTACACTATGCATCTACCCCTTGTGGGGTATATTGAATCTCGGCTATCACTAACTAGCAACTGGCCCCACCAGAGACGATGAATATTCGCGCATTTTCGCAACGGCCGCAACGGACGACGACGTCACTGATGGTTGTCCATGTCGGAGCTACAACATATAGAGTTCGAGAATGAGAATTGAAGTGAATGAAGTGCACGTATTCTGTGATACTGCTTTAGTGAAGAACGAACTCTGCTTTAAAAGCCTGTCACGGCCAGATTTAGCTTTCAGTAGCATATGAACAGTGCGGTCGAGCACACAGCGGTTGTATACTAGATTGGGCGGAAATAATCCGGCGTGAGTGAAGGTGGAATAAAGCTGGGGGTTGAAAAGCTCGTTTTGATATAACCTGTTGCATTCGCACGCCAGCTCTCGAAGGTGTGTGTCGATCGAAACGACAATTGCAGAATCGGTCAAGTGCGAAAAATCGTTCGGTGATTTTGGTCTGAGGCGTTAGAAATCAACCCCCTACTTGTCGTGTTGTGTtcaagctgctgctgctgagtgACATTGAGAATAGGAGCTACTTAAGATTTTAAATTCGATTGGTGTGgagaaaaaggtattttttgttctgttttacgGTGTTGTACCTGGGACTGTCAGCGTGTTATTAACAATGTAGAGAAAAACGGAAGTAAATGGAGAGTTGCGAAACCAATTCCTTTCATTAAACCCGCCAAGGCCACCGCCGGACACACGGCTGGTGAACACAGCAATTGCAGAAAACAAGTTTTGGAATACGAACGGTTCCGTAAAAGTGAACGCTTACATGTTGTTACTGTTGAGCTAGAACGGAAGTGATTTTAAATCTTGTTTATTTCTGGGTGAATTGAAAGTCTTCTATAGTAATGAAAATgatattcaattcaatttatgTCAGAAAGCTGTAACTGTTTCATAtttcaaatgataaaaataataatttcattCTCTGTTCTCTGTTGTCTGTGTTGTGTTGTCTGTCAGCCGCTAAgcataataaaataatattaatTTCTAGTTAACCTTTAAATAAGTACTTAATAAGTACTTTTTAATTTTAGCTTTAATTACAATAAAACATTGTTTGGTgaataatttacatttatttattagCAATGATTCTTAATAGTAATGCTGCATGTAAAGCCTATGAAGAGATTGCTTAATGATAACCCTCACTAATCTATTGATTTATAGATACAGAGATCCATAATGGCACAGCTGAACAAATAAGTTTCAGTCGCCAAAGAAAACCCAATTTTACTAGACGCTGCATCTACGTCAATACTTCTGAACGTAATACAGCCAACACCGCCCGTAAATTAACTTATTTGCTCTTTTCAATCGGAAGGTAATTGAGTTATGTTCGTCAGAGATTGTTCTCCGCCTATACATTTCGTAAGCGATATGCTTTTATGCCAATAAAATAGTTTCTAGAGCTTTATCGTTTTATTACCAATTACAAAGTAAAAATGTTTGTAACATTCAAAGTAAAAATGTTATTAATTAGTTCTACAATATTTTCGCGATACCAATAAAAGTAAAGCAATTCTATTTGCACCAaactaaaaaatataaaaaccaaATTTTAAGACATGCTAGGAGGGTACTTTTAACTTACGCTTCATACCTAACAATTTTGATTAGTAGGGGGAAGTCCCCTAACGCCGGGCAGTTCCCAATACCGGACACTTACTGCCCAAACGGCGTAGTTTGGCCTCGGTTCCCCTGACCAGCATgtacttggttttagacgtacttacctttaacccaatcttttctgcttcgcgctttagtctggtgtactgttcagccaccgccacagatgttctgccgataatatccatgtcatcggcaaagcaggcgaattgactagatttgttaaaTATCGTGccacgcgtgttgatatccgctcggttcataatacctgtagcgctatgttgaacagcagtcaTGAAAGACCATTACCTctacgaagccctctgtgtgattcgaatgaacttgacaaccacctgaaatccgaacacagcactgtgtaccatcaatcgtagatttaatcagtttgatgagcttcctggggaagctgttctcgtccataattttccatagctctttccggtaaATGGTATCATatacggctttgaagtcaacgagcaaatgatgcgtgggaactctgtattcacggcccttttggaggatttgccgcagtgtaaatatttgatccgttgtagaccgaccttcgacgaagccggcttgataagttcgcACAAATcttttcgcaattggtgatagtcggcggaaaatgatttaagacagcactttataggcggcattgagaacggtgatcgctcgatagttctggcagtccaacttgtcgggcagataaccccatctttccactcctccggtagctgttccgtttcccaaattctaacaattagtcggtgtatacaaactgccagtttttttggtcccattttaataagctccgctccgatgccatctttcctagCTGTtgtttagctgcatgatggcctccttaatttCGCCTattgttggggctggcacctcttccccgtttgttgcaccgtcgaaatcgctttcttcgccgccatggttctccgcctgggcgccattcaggtgtcatgataagtgttgattttatatatgtcaaCATCCTTAGGTGTCCGGTACTGCGGGACTTCCCCCTACGCTAgaaaaactaatagtaaatCTCCTATTTCAAACTACATGAAAAGGTTTTTTTTCCGAAATTTAAAAGTAAATATTTCTGATTCGTCTTGCCAAAAATATCTGTTCTAATCCAGATAAACACAAAACACTCAGCGTCTCCATTCCATTCTCGCAactttatttctttaaaaaattgtagcctaaaaactaaaaatcataGTTTTCTGAATTATGTACatgctatgtaaaaaaatcttagCTTTcctgaaaaatataaataatggAGTCTCTTTGATGTACGCTCCATGAAAACAAGGgaaaccaaatatttttaatacttTGGTGATCTTTAAAACCTGAGCAGCTTTGAGCTGCAGTCCTATTATTTTTTCGATAGACGTACCTATTATAATTTTTGGAACAAACCTAATTCAGAAAGGGAAACAATTACGAGTCTAAATTTTTGTGGAAAGGAAcaaatacatataaaaatttatGCAAAATCGGAACTCCTTTAAATTTTGAGTCCTTTTTCTTGAAATTGCTGTTTTTTCATAGCTTAAAGACGAAAGAGGCAcccatttttattattttttaattgtaCGTATAATTCCTGGACGCATAGTGTTTGGTGTTTACGAGGAAAGAAACGGatatttttgccaaaaaaaaaccgAAGTATTCACTTCCTTGGAACCGTTAACatctaatattttattttataaagcatttcttgaaaaaaaaaacgcctaTGAAAGACAAGGTTGGCAGATCACAAGCCACTTTTACACGAAGAAAATTTCTGAATTTACGTAGAGCTTAAactccgaaattcacgtaaaccACGTAAAAGGCAAGCTTGCCAGCATACTCTCATTGCGCcagaaaaccaccataaaataACTAATAagaggctctgtagccgcaaggttaccgagtcggcATTGGTAAAGCAGTGCACAGTAGGGATGTTTTTTCTTCGAAAACCTAACCTTTATGTCTATATTTCGAAATTCCGTAATTTCCGaaatttccaattaaattcttctttaattttaggttttatTTTCTACTAAGACGTTCCAAAAACTTCACTCAATTTCCACGATATGAAGAGATGTAAAAGTCCATATCTCCGGTTTTTTGTGGGAAAAAATTAATCGTTTTTCGCCAAAAATAAGCTATTTCCAAAAGGAATCCGATCGCATGATTTCTATTTCCAGAATTTGGaagtattttaattttaaagtcAAATAAACGGCAGGTTAcccaaattttattcatataagAGTAAATATCTCTGAATTCCAGTCAGCAAGATTCAATTTTTTGACGCGAAAAAATGTTTAATGTTCATTCTTTTAGCTTCGTGTTTGTTCATAACACCTTTTTGTCTCTTGTAGTTTTGATCAAATAGAGATCATGCTACCCCAAGCTCCGCGACTTTAACTGGAAAAACCACATCATTGGAACTGCTAtgaaaatatctttcttttgactTCAAATAATTGGATGTAGCCTAGTGGATGTAGCCTAGCCTAGTTTTAACACCTCGTTAAAACGAAGACACATAATTCGAACAGGTTCATGAGATCCATATAAATGACTCCGTGGTTCCAAATAGAAGTCGTTTCTCTGACGTAACGGTCATTCGGGAGCATATAGGGCCAGTTGTTCTAATAACGACGGGCAGTCGATGCGATTCGTCAGTAGTTTAGCAGCAAAAACCGCCTGTGCAGTTCATCGTCTGAGTTCCAGTGGCTGAATGCCAAGAAGTCGGCAGCGATTTTCATACGACGGAAGGTTCAGTCGATCGCGCCACGGAAGATGGCGAAGGGCATTGTTCTTCTGTACCATCTCGATTCTGCGCGACCAATTTGCGTAAAATGGACACCAAATGACAGCATTAGTCTCGAGAATTGACCGCACAAGTGAACAGTAAAGCGATTTAAGGCATAGTGGGTCTCGGAACTCATCCGCAAGCTTGAGCATGAATTCAAGTTGACGGTGGATATTTATtctagacaagatttttataccagttgatgcAATAATATTTACTGGATATCGGCGTTTATTTTGGGCTtaaaaaacgctactgaatttgagttatagtcgcgagaaatgatgaagtcgctgcggctaaattgagcccattttctatagtggtgtctgtgttttttaaatccgaccgaccgaaatagccagcataaggattaaatgcttttcagaTCAAaaaagagaccgatggataacgtgtcggtatagcatatataccggctctttgaagataactagttttgcagtgacaacagcttgctgctggcgctagtgtatcattgaatcgttcatatacattagcgccagaagcaagtggttatcactcaaatactagctatgtcaacacgatagaatagtttcaggagtaactgcctcacacattggtagtagtgtaaataacgcaccacatgctggaattaaaaataaaatgctgctaatggctagtgaatgaaaattgatttatattttcatatcagacgggaatttttgtgttcttccgcgataaaaagaagtagaagtagGATCAACTTactcttttttttgtatgaatattatcactacgaccagtattttcatctattgtgatatcattCATCAATATCATCATCAATTAATTTGGTTCATTCTTCAGAGTGTTCTGTCTGCTAAATAAAAATAGCGTGGCCGTTTGAAGCTATTAAAAATTTactgcaattttttttgtttatttttccttCTGGTTTCCGGTTGTCCGAAATCTTTCACTCAATCTTTCGTTATGTCCAATAGATTTATTCATTGCGTAGAAATAGTCTAAATTGTCTCATTCTTCAAAGCCAAAATGCCAAAAAGATAAGCGTTCAAATCTGGCCAATCATTTCAGTGGTTCACTTGTCAGCTTTAAACATGC harbors:
- the LOC128742513 gene encoding sorting nexin-21 isoform X2, which gives rise to MHSAVIGHHITVDSLNEATGGNAVEDDPDSPVEAFEQSIWQRPTSRPLPTENGPVLCFEIPYARVLPPADESNTVSGKKYVVYEVNVRMDSREPDPNPTSIERRYTHFLKLYESLKKDHPTLVQCVVFPKKVLMGNFTAELVGERSAAFEIFLDYIISVPSLRDSEHFLEFLQGDELRKACQLLDERRNEFAVPILENTFRILNKIFLDKSKCVLLVLCRLVAACTTSPIPHPLAEQWAELALRRYEHVCDTDLLVLYIPLLQTCLHLWWQRGRDRTLLEERLDQMGKKGIKVKGGPTLAKAIHALEPRAETI
- the LOC128742513 gene encoding sorting nexin-20 isoform X1 is translated as MHSAVIGHHITVDSLNEATGGNAVEDDPDSPVEAFEQSMLTIKTQTRGPIQGIWQRPTSRPLPTENGPVLCFEIPYARVLPPADESNTVSGKKYVVYEVNVRMDSREPDPNPTSIERRYTHFLKLYESLKKDHPTLVQCVVFPKKVLMGNFTAELVGERSAAFEIFLDYIISVPSLRDSEHFLEFLQGDELRKACQLLDERRNEFAVPILENTFRILNKIFLDKSKCVLLVLCRLVAACTTSPIPHPLAEQWAELALRRYEHVCDTDLLVLYIPLLQTCLHLWWQRGRDRTLLEERLDQMGKKGIKVKGGPTLAKAIHALEPRAETI
- the LOC128740755 gene encoding uncharacterized protein LOC128740755; translated protein: MEFDYHRLAIVFGPILSHAASLSLVDLFEHFRKAPESMSPDIASLMFVAATSIIVENWLENYMLRPRIDSAKTFVLVVCKIVLNITICELALRLLWIPTLYLLRYLRDEKILLLDMNLHIWNNPVSEKIGIVKYTAT